One part of the Solanum dulcamara chromosome 3, daSolDulc1.2, whole genome shotgun sequence genome encodes these proteins:
- the LOC129882851 gene encoding protein PALE CRESS, chloroplastic isoform X1: protein MESIALGLTCTVFPLSFPSTSSLSAFNSIKYPSTKALRSKGIEEKDLYGLPKEYYDDEWQAQQREKTKELHRRRQQEEEEEEEKIDEYREIGLRLKDYPEEELIKAKKLVASFIRSAEEVEEKIEEAAEKGELDELVLLIIWNRLDLARRDDEKDAVRSLDLLYRRVETEILKREATPAMRLLNDLLNMHDGGLDNEGWLKACKKRMVDTFPREDPFSILVPAGFDIDTHQGPLRPTLEADDMLLRIDFVREVDELLKEVRSEYTESLDAQGLDPESVASRLKQQEKQRAIHQVESLLDLAINLEW, encoded by the exons ATGGAGTCAATAGCTCTGGGATTAACATGCACTGTTTtccctctttcttttccttcaacTTCATCTCTGTCAGCTTTTAATTCAATCAAATATCCATCCACCAAAG CGTTGCGAAGCAAGGGGATTGAAGAGAAGGACCTTTATGGACTTCCAAAGGAATATTATGATGAT GAATGGCAAGCTCAACAAAGGGAAAAGACTAAAGAATTGCATAGACGACGTCAacaggaggaagaggaagaggaggaaaagATAGACGAATATCGTGAAATTGGATTGCGCTTGAAAGATTATCCAGAAGAAGAGCTTATAAAGGCCAAGAAATTGGTTGCCAGCTTCATTAGATCAGCTGAAGAAGTGGAAGAG AAAATTGAGGAAGCTGCAGAAAAAGGTGAACTCGATGAACTTGTTCTATTGATCATATGGAATCGACTTGATCTTGCTCGGCGTGAT GATGAGAAGGATGCAGTTCGAAGTCTTGATCTCTTGTACAGGCGAGTTGAG ACAGAGATTTTGAAGCGGGAAGCAACTCCTGCCATGAGACTACTGAATGATCTTCTGAATATGCATGATGGTGGACTAGACAATGAAGGATGGCTCAAGGCATGTAAAAAACGTATGGTTGATACATTTCCTCGAGAGGACCCATTTAGTATTCTTGTACCTGCAGGTTTCGACATTGACACG CATCAAGGTCCTCTAAGACCAACTTTGGAAGCTGACGATATGCTTTTGAGGATAGATTTTGTCAGAGAGGTGGACGAACTGTTAAAGGAGGTGCGATCTGAATATACTGAATCATTAGATGCACAAGGACTTGATCCAGAATCAGTCGCAAGTAGATTGAAACAACAGGAGAAGCAACGCGCAATACACCAAGTAGAAAGTCTTTTGGATCTGGCCATCAACTTGGAGTGGTAG
- the LOC129882847 gene encoding CSC1-like protein At4g02900 isoform X2 translates to MASSEDIVLSAVLNLLSAFAFLVAFAILRLQPINDRVYFSKWYLKGIRASPRSSGTFVKKFVNLDCRTYIRFLNWMPAALRMPEPDLIDHAGLDSAVYIRIYLLGLKIFVPLALLSFAVLVPVNWSGKSLEHIEDLTFSTIDKLSISNIPEGSKKFWAHLVMAYVVTFWTCYILYKEYHIITTMRLQFLASENRRPDQFTVLVRNVPPDPDESVSEHVEHFFCVNHPDHYLTHQVVYNANNLAILVEKKKSYKNWLTYYQTKYERNPKIKPKTKTGVWGLWGKTVDAIEHYTAEIEKLSKEETIEREKVMSDPKAIVPAAFVSFKSRWGAAVCAQTQQSSNATIWLTQWAPEPRDVYWNNLSIPFVELNVRKLLMAVAFFFLTFFFMIPIAFVQSLASIDGIENKLPVLRPLIQMEVVKSFIQGVLPGIILKIFLILIPMILMAMSKIEGYTSLSSLDRRSATKYHIFVLVNVFLGSIITGAAFEQLQRFMEAPPSEIPKTVGVAIPLKATFFITYIMVDGWAGIAAEILRLVPFVMFHLKNTFLVKTDQDREQATDPGSLNFSVSEPRIQLYFLLGLVYSVVTPILLPFIIVFFAFAYLVFRHQLELYFRWCNLVGVLNFNI, encoded by the exons ATGGCTAGCAGTGAAGACATTGTTCTGTCAGCTGTGCTCAATCTTCTATCTGCATTTGCATTTCTTGTGGCCTTTGCAATTCTACGACTCCAACCAATTAACGACAGAGTGTACTTCTCAAAATGGTATCTGAAGGGTATACGAGCAAGCCCGAGAAGTTCTGGAACATTTGTGAAAAAATTTGTCAACTTGGACTGCAGAACATACATAAGGTTCTTGAATTGGATGCCTGCAGCTCTAAGAATGCCAGAACCAGATCTTATCGATCATGCTGGCCTTGATTCTGCTGTGTATATACGGATATACCTTCTTGG CTTGAAAATCTTCGTTCCTCTCGCACTACTTTCTTTTGCGGTTTTAGTGCCTGTCAATTGGTCTGGGAAATCATTAGAGCACATTGAGGATCTAACATTCAGCACTATTGATAAACTTTCGATATCCAATATCCCGGAGGGATCAAAGAA gtTTTGGGCGCACCTGGTAATGGCTTACGTAGTCACATTTTGGACCTGCTATATACTGTACAaagaatatcatataataaCAACCATGAGGCTGCAGTTTCTGGCCTCTGAAAATCGTCGACCTGATCAGTTCACT GTCCTTGTGAGAAATGTCCCTCCAGATCCAGATGAATCAGTGAGCGAGCATGTCGAACATTTCTTTTGCGTGAATCATCCAGATCATTATCTAACACACCAG GTTGTTTACAATGCAAATAATTTAGCTATATTGGTGGAAAAGAAGAAGAGCTATAAAAATTGGCTCACGTACTACCAAACTAAGTATGAGAGAAATCCTAAGATTAAGCCAAAAACGAag ACAGGGGTTTGGGGCCTTTGGGGAAAAACTGTGGATGCCATCGAGCATTATACCGCAGAAATTGAGAAGTTGAGTAAAGAA GAAACTATAGAAAGAGAAAAGGTAATGAGTGATCCCAAGGCAATAGTTCCTGCAGCATTCGTTTCGTTCAAATCTCGTTGGGGAGCGGCTGTCTGTGCTCAAACACAACAATCAAGTAACGCGACCATTTGGTTGACACAATGGGCTCCTGAACCACGTGACGTCTATTGGAATAATCTATCAATACCATTTGTTGAACTCAATGTCCGCAAACTGCTAATGGCCGTtgctttcttctttcttacattcTTTTTTATGATCCCTATTGCATTCGTTCAATCTTTGGCAAGCATTGATGGTATAGAGAATAAACTTCCCGTCTTGAGGCCATTGATACAAAT GGAAGTTGTCAAATCCTTTATCCAAGGTGTTCTTCCTGGGATTATACTGAAGATTTTTCTGATTCTTATTCCTATGATTCTAATGGCCATGTCAAAAATAGAAGGCTATACATCACTTTCATCTTTGGACAGAAGATCAGCAactaaatatcatatttttgtcCTTGTCAATGTGTTCTTGGGAAGTATTATCACTGGAGCAGCCTTTGAGCAGCTTCAGAGATTTATGGAAGCGCCTCCGTCGGA AATTCCAAAAACAGTTGGTGTAGCTATTCCGTTGAAGGCTACTTTCTTCATTACCTACATAATGGTTGATGGTTGGGCTGGAATTGCTGCAGAGATTCTTAGATTGGTTCCTTTCGTTATGTTTCATCTTAAGAATACTTTTCTGGTAAAGACAGATCAGGATAGAGAGCAAGCTACAGATCCCGGTTCGTTAAATTTCTCTGTATCAGAACCTCGCATACAACTGTACTTCCTACTAGGCCTTGTGTACTCAGTGGTCACACCTATACTCCTGCCTTTCATCATTGTCTTCTTCGCATTCGCTTATTTGGTTTTTCGCCATCAG CTTGAACTATATTTTAGATGGTGCAATTTAGTAGGGGTCTTGAACTTCAACATTTAA
- the LOC129882851 gene encoding protein PALE CRESS, chloroplastic isoform X2: MFFFACYYFWEWQAQQREKTKELHRRRQQEEEEEEEKIDEYREIGLRLKDYPEEELIKAKKLVASFIRSAEEVEEKIEEAAEKGELDELVLLIIWNRLDLARRDDEKDAVRSLDLLYRRVETEILKREATPAMRLLNDLLNMHDGGLDNEGWLKACKKRMVDTFPREDPFSILVPAGFDIDTHQGPLRPTLEADDMLLRIDFVREVDELLKEVRSEYTESLDAQGLDPESVASRLKQQEKQRAIHQVESLLDLAINLEW; encoded by the exons ATGTTCTTTTTTGCCTGTTATTATTTCTGG GAATGGCAAGCTCAACAAAGGGAAAAGACTAAAGAATTGCATAGACGACGTCAacaggaggaagaggaagaggaggaaaagATAGACGAATATCGTGAAATTGGATTGCGCTTGAAAGATTATCCAGAAGAAGAGCTTATAAAGGCCAAGAAATTGGTTGCCAGCTTCATTAGATCAGCTGAAGAAGTGGAAGAG AAAATTGAGGAAGCTGCAGAAAAAGGTGAACTCGATGAACTTGTTCTATTGATCATATGGAATCGACTTGATCTTGCTCGGCGTGAT GATGAGAAGGATGCAGTTCGAAGTCTTGATCTCTTGTACAGGCGAGTTGAG ACAGAGATTTTGAAGCGGGAAGCAACTCCTGCCATGAGACTACTGAATGATCTTCTGAATATGCATGATGGTGGACTAGACAATGAAGGATGGCTCAAGGCATGTAAAAAACGTATGGTTGATACATTTCCTCGAGAGGACCCATTTAGTATTCTTGTACCTGCAGGTTTCGACATTGACACG CATCAAGGTCCTCTAAGACCAACTTTGGAAGCTGACGATATGCTTTTGAGGATAGATTTTGTCAGAGAGGTGGACGAACTGTTAAAGGAGGTGCGATCTGAATATACTGAATCATTAGATGCACAAGGACTTGATCCAGAATCAGTCGCAAGTAGATTGAAACAACAGGAGAAGCAACGCGCAATACACCAAGTAGAAAGTCTTTTGGATCTGGCCATCAACTTGGAGTGGTAG
- the LOC129882850 gene encoding isoamylase 2, chloroplastic translates to MATSPIQLAVHSRLLSYGSTESTKFVPAPPGNRGKIVCSLRKLELEDVNFSGIRRKNDEEVSMKTHRLKALSASGISLVPTVKRVPTYLFRTDIGGQVKVFVEKTNGKYEVLVEVFPLELSDAHAKLVMVWGLFRSDASCFMPLDLNRRGADGKSSTVETPFVQGPSGKVAVELDFEATLAPFYISFYMKSQLVSDMQSSEIRSHRNTNFVVPVGLSSGHPAPLGISFQPDGSMNFALFSHSAKSVVLCLYDDISVEKPSLEIDLDPYINRSGDIWHAALDCSLPFKTYGYRCKAATSGKGELVLLDPYAKVIRSVIPRQGGSEIHPKYLGELCQEPGYDWSGDVPPSLPLEKLIIYRLNVTQFTKDKSSKLPDDLAGTFSGISEKWHHFKDLGVNAMLLEPIFPFDEQKGPYFPRHFFSPGNMYGPSGDPLSVIKSMKDMVKKLHANGIEVFLEVVFTHTAEDAPLMHVDNSSYCIKGDQDLNIQNAVNCNYPIVQQMILDCLRHWVIEFHIDGFVFVNASSLLRGFHGEILSHPPLVEAIAFDPILSKVKMIADNWNPLANDSKKNLFPHWRRWAEINMRFCDDIRDFLRGEGLLSNLATRLCGSGDIFAGGRGPAFSFNYIARNSGLTLVDMVSFSSSEVASELSWNCGQEGATANNIVLERRLKQVRNFLFILFISLGVPVLNMGDECGQSSGGSPAYDARKSLDWNTLRTGFGIQITHFISFLSNLRMRRSDLLQKRTFLKEENIQWHGSDQSLPKWDDPSSKFLAMTLKADAEVSQTSVSDIGGDLFVAFNGAGDSESVILPPPPTDMVWHRLVDTALPFPGFFDEKGTPVEDALVAYEMKSHSCLLLEAQKLAEIDFSKGKKHIRLSS, encoded by the coding sequence ATGGCAACTTCACCAATACAGTTGGCTGTGCATTCACGTTTGTTGAGCTATGGAAGTACTGAGTCAACCAAGTTTGTTCCTGCACCTCCAGGTAACCGTGGAAAAATAGTATGCAGTCTAAGGAAGCTGGAATTGGAAGACGTGAATTTCTCTGGCATACGTCgaaaaaatgatgaagaagTTTCTATGAAAACACATCGACTAAAAGCTCTATCAGCATCGGGAATTTCACTTGTTCCAACTGTAAAAAGGGTTCCCACTTACCTTTTCAGGACAGATATTGGTGGTCAAGTGAAAGTCTTCGTGGAAAAGACAAATGGAAAGTACGAAGTGCTTGTAGAAGTTTTCCCATTGGAGCTCTCAGATGCTCATGCCAAGCTGGTTATGGTGTGGGGCCTATTTAGATCTGATGCTTCATGCTTTATGCCTCTAGATCTAAACAGACGTGGAGCAGATGGAAAAAGTAGTACTGTTGAAACACCATTTGTGCAAGGACCTTCAGGAAAGGTTGCCGTTGAGCTGGATTTTGAAGCAACTTTAGCCCCCTTCTATATCTCCTTCTATATGAAGTCACAACTAGTTTCTGACATGCAAAGCTCAGAAATCAGAAGCCACAGGAACACAAATTTTGTTGTACCAGTTGGTCTCAGTTCAGGGCATCCTGCTCCATTGGGTATTTCCTTTCAGCCAGATGGATCCATGAATTTCGCTCTCTTCTCACACAGTGCAAAAAGTGTAGTTTTATGCTTGTATGATGACATATCAGTTGAAAAGCCTTCTTTAGAGATTGATCTAGATCCTTATATCAATCGATCAGGTGATATTTGGCATGCTGCTTTAGATTGTTCTTTGCCATTTAAGACTTATGGTTATAGATGCAAGGCGGCTACTTCTGGGAAGGGGGAGCTGGTTCTTTTGGACCCATATGCTAAGGTTATAAGGAGTGTTATTCCTCGTCAGGGTGGGTCTGAGATACATCCAAAATATCTTGGAGAACTATGCCAGGAACCTGGCTATGATTGGAGCGGTGATGTCCCTCCTAGCTTACCTTTggagaaattaataatttaccGCTTAAATGTGACTCAATTTACAAAGGACAAGTCCAGTAAGTTGCCTGATGACCTTGCTGGAACTTTCTCTGGCATTAGCGAAAAATGGCACCATTTCAAAGATCTTGGTGTAAATGCAATGTTACTGGAGCCAATTTTCCCTTTCGATGAACAGAAAGGACCCTATTTTCCACGGCATTTCTTTTCACCTGGAAATATGTATGGACCTTCTGGTGACCCTCTTTCTGTCATTAAATCTATGAAGGATATGGTTAAGAAATTACATGCTAATGGGATAGAGGTTTTTCTTGAAGTTGTTTTCACTCACACTGCAGAGGATGCACCTTTGATGCATGTTGATAACTCTTCGTATTGCATAAAAGGTGATCAGGATCTGAATATTCaaaatgcagtgaattgcaatTACCCCATTGTCCAACAAATGATTTTGGACTGTCTCCGTCACTGGGTAATTGAGTTTCATATTGATGGTTTTGTTTTTGTCAACGCTTCGTCCTTGTTGAGAGGGTTTCATGGAGAGATTCTATCTCATCCTCCGTTAGTCGAAGCTATTGCCTTTGATCCTATACTTTCAAAGGTTAAGATGATTGCAGATAATTGGAACCCACTAGCCAATGATTCGAAGAAAAACTTATTCCCTCACTGGAGGAGATGGGCAGAGATAAATATGAGATTTTGTGATGACATTCGAGACTTCTTGAGAGGCGAGGGTCTTCTAAGCAATCTAGCAACTCGACTTTGTGGAAGTGGGGATATCTTCGCAGGTGGACGAGGCCCTGCATTCTCTTTTAATTATATTGCCAGAAATTCTGGACTTACACTTGTTGACATGGTTAGCTTCAGTAGTAGTGAAGTGGCTTCAGAGTTAAGTTGGAACTGTGGGCAAGAAGGCGCTACGGCTAATAACATTGTCCTAGAAAGACGACTTAAACAAGTTCGTAACTTTCTGTTCATATTGTTCATTTCTCTAGGTGTACCAGTACTTAACATGGGAGATGAGTGTGGTCAGTCTTCAGGAGGTTCCCCTGCATATGATGCTCGAAAATCTTTGGATTGGAATACTTTAAGAACTGGTTTTGGGATTCAGATTACCCATTTTATTTCATTCTTGAGTAATTTAAGAATGAGAAGAAGTGATCTTCTTCAAAAGAGAACCTTCTTGAAGGAAGAAAACATTCAGTGGCATGGGAGTGATCAATCTCTTCCGAAATGGGATGACCCGTCTAGCAAATTCTTGGCTATGACTTTGAAGGCCGATGCTGAAGTAAGCCAGACATCAGTCTCTGATATCGGAGGTGACCTGTTTGTTGCATTCAATGGTGCTGGTGATTCAGAGAGTGTTATCCTTCCACCACCTCCAACAGATATGGTATGGCATCGTCTCGTTGACACAGCCCTCCCTTTCCCCGGTTTTTTTGATGAGAAGGGGACTCCAGTTGAAGATGCATTAGTTGCATATGAGATGAAGTCTCACAGCTGTTTGCTGCTTGAAGCTCAGAAACTAGCTGAAATAGATTTTAGCAAGGGAAAAAAGCATATTAGACTTTCTTCTTAA
- the LOC129882847 gene encoding CSC1-like protein At4g02900 isoform X1, whose amino-acid sequence MASSEDIVLSAVLNLLSAFAFLVAFAILRLQPINDRVYFSKWYLKGIRASPRSSGTFVKKFVNLDCRTYIRFLNWMPAALRMPEPDLIDHAGLDSAVYIRIYLLGLKIFVPLALLSFAVLVPVNWSGKSLEHIEDLTFSTIDKLSISNIPEGSKKFWAHLVMAYVVTFWTCYILYKEYHIITTMRLQFLASENRRPDQFTVLVRNVPPDPDESVSEHVEHFFCVNHPDHYLTHQVVYNANNLAILVEKKKSYKNWLTYYQTKYERNPKIKPKTKTGVWGLWGKTVDAIEHYTAEIEKLSKEETIEREKVMSDPKAIVPAAFVSFKSRWGAAVCAQTQQSSNATIWLTQWAPEPRDVYWNNLSIPFVELNVRKLLMAVAFFFLTFFFMIPIAFVQSLASIDGIENKLPVLRPLIQMEVVKSFIQGVLPGIILKIFLILIPMILMAMSKIEGYTSLSSLDRRSATKYHIFVLVNVFLGSIITGAAFEQLQRFMEAPPSEIPKTVGVAIPLKATFFITYIMVDGWAGIAAEILRLVPFVMFHLKNTFLVKTDQDREQATDPGSLNFSVSEPRIQLYFLLGLVYSVVTPILLPFIIVFFAFAYLVFRHQIINVYDQKYESGASFWPDVHRRILVGLVISQLLLLGLLSTKSISRSTPVMIALPVLTIWFHIFCKGRYESAFIKFPLQDAMVKDTLEWATEPTLNLKAYLKDAYVHPVFKGVELDRPIALDDEENNPLVPTKRSRRSSKSHSEEGV is encoded by the exons ATGGCTAGCAGTGAAGACATTGTTCTGTCAGCTGTGCTCAATCTTCTATCTGCATTTGCATTTCTTGTGGCCTTTGCAATTCTACGACTCCAACCAATTAACGACAGAGTGTACTTCTCAAAATGGTATCTGAAGGGTATACGAGCAAGCCCGAGAAGTTCTGGAACATTTGTGAAAAAATTTGTCAACTTGGACTGCAGAACATACATAAGGTTCTTGAATTGGATGCCTGCAGCTCTAAGAATGCCAGAACCAGATCTTATCGATCATGCTGGCCTTGATTCTGCTGTGTATATACGGATATACCTTCTTGG CTTGAAAATCTTCGTTCCTCTCGCACTACTTTCTTTTGCGGTTTTAGTGCCTGTCAATTGGTCTGGGAAATCATTAGAGCACATTGAGGATCTAACATTCAGCACTATTGATAAACTTTCGATATCCAATATCCCGGAGGGATCAAAGAA gtTTTGGGCGCACCTGGTAATGGCTTACGTAGTCACATTTTGGACCTGCTATATACTGTACAaagaatatcatataataaCAACCATGAGGCTGCAGTTTCTGGCCTCTGAAAATCGTCGACCTGATCAGTTCACT GTCCTTGTGAGAAATGTCCCTCCAGATCCAGATGAATCAGTGAGCGAGCATGTCGAACATTTCTTTTGCGTGAATCATCCAGATCATTATCTAACACACCAG GTTGTTTACAATGCAAATAATTTAGCTATATTGGTGGAAAAGAAGAAGAGCTATAAAAATTGGCTCACGTACTACCAAACTAAGTATGAGAGAAATCCTAAGATTAAGCCAAAAACGAag ACAGGGGTTTGGGGCCTTTGGGGAAAAACTGTGGATGCCATCGAGCATTATACCGCAGAAATTGAGAAGTTGAGTAAAGAA GAAACTATAGAAAGAGAAAAGGTAATGAGTGATCCCAAGGCAATAGTTCCTGCAGCATTCGTTTCGTTCAAATCTCGTTGGGGAGCGGCTGTCTGTGCTCAAACACAACAATCAAGTAACGCGACCATTTGGTTGACACAATGGGCTCCTGAACCACGTGACGTCTATTGGAATAATCTATCAATACCATTTGTTGAACTCAATGTCCGCAAACTGCTAATGGCCGTtgctttcttctttcttacattcTTTTTTATGATCCCTATTGCATTCGTTCAATCTTTGGCAAGCATTGATGGTATAGAGAATAAACTTCCCGTCTTGAGGCCATTGATACAAAT GGAAGTTGTCAAATCCTTTATCCAAGGTGTTCTTCCTGGGATTATACTGAAGATTTTTCTGATTCTTATTCCTATGATTCTAATGGCCATGTCAAAAATAGAAGGCTATACATCACTTTCATCTTTGGACAGAAGATCAGCAactaaatatcatatttttgtcCTTGTCAATGTGTTCTTGGGAAGTATTATCACTGGAGCAGCCTTTGAGCAGCTTCAGAGATTTATGGAAGCGCCTCCGTCGGA AATTCCAAAAACAGTTGGTGTAGCTATTCCGTTGAAGGCTACTTTCTTCATTACCTACATAATGGTTGATGGTTGGGCTGGAATTGCTGCAGAGATTCTTAGATTGGTTCCTTTCGTTATGTTTCATCTTAAGAATACTTTTCTGGTAAAGACAGATCAGGATAGAGAGCAAGCTACAGATCCCGGTTCGTTAAATTTCTCTGTATCAGAACCTCGCATACAACTGTACTTCCTACTAGGCCTTGTGTACTCAGTGGTCACACCTATACTCCTGCCTTTCATCATTGTCTTCTTCGCATTCGCTTATTTGGTTTTTCGCCATCAG ATCATTAATGTGTATGATCAGAAGTATGAGAGCGGCGCATCATTTTGGCCCGATGTGCATCGTCGTATACTTGTAGGTTTGGTGATATCCCAGCTTCTATTGCTGGGTCTGTTGAGCACCAAAAGTATTTCCAGATCAACACCTGTAATGATTGCACTTCCAGTTCTGACCATCTGGTTCCATATATTTTGCAAGGGCCGATATGAGTCAGCATTTATAAAATTCCCCTTGCAG GATGCAATGGTGAAGGATACACTAGAATGGGCAACAGAACCCACGCTTAATTTAAAAGCATATCTCAAGGATGCTTATGTACACCCAGTTTTTAAAGGTGTAGAGTTAGACAGACCGATAGCACTTGACGATGAGGAGAATAATCCACTTGTTCCTACCAAGAGATCACGTAGGAGTAGTAAGTCTCATTCTGAAGAGGGCGTCTGA